One window of the Populus nigra chromosome 4, ddPopNigr1.1, whole genome shotgun sequence genome contains the following:
- the LOC133691136 gene encoding large ribosomal subunit protein eL22z-like, giving the protein MSKAAAAGGAKGKKKGASFVIDCAKPVEDKIMDIASLEKFLQERIKVGGKAGALGDTVTVTREKSKITVTSDSNFSKRYLKYLTKKYLKKHNVRDWLRVISSNKDRNVYELRYFNIAENEGEEED; this is encoded by the exons atgagCAAGGCAGCAGCAGCAGGTGGAGccaaggggaagaagaagggagCGTCCTTCGTCATTGATTGCGCCAAGCCAGTGGAGGACAAGATCATGGATATCGCCTCTCTCGAGAAGTTCCTCCAGGAGAGGATCAAGGTTGGCGGGAAGGCCGGTGCTCTTGGTGACACTGTTACCGTCACTCGTGAGAAGAGCAAGATCACCGTTACTTCCGACAGCAACTTCTCTAAGCG gtATCTTAAGTACTTGACCAAAAAGTACTTGAAGAAACACAATGTGAGGGATTGGCTTCGAGTTATTTCTTCAAACAAGGACAGGAATGTTTATGAATTGCGTTACTTTAACATTGCTGAGAATGAGGGAGAGGAGGAAGACTGA